Proteins from a genomic interval of Cucumis melo cultivar AY chromosome 7, USDA_Cmelo_AY_1.0, whole genome shotgun sequence:
- the LOC103499124 gene encoding delta(24)-sterol reductase-like, translating into MDLEASKPQKRKKGWVDILVNFRWIIVIFVVLPFSFSFYFIQYLGDKRSERKSYKQRQIEHEENVQKVVERLKQRNPSKDGLVCTARKPWLAVGMRNVDYKRARHFEVDLSAFRNILDIDKERMIAKVEPHVNMGQISRATIPMNLSLAVVAELDDLTVGGLINGYGIEGSSHIYGLFSDTVVAYEIVLADGRVVRATKDNEYSDLFYAIPWSQGTLGFLVSAEIKLIHIKEYMKLTYLPVKGKLQEIGQAYMDSFTPRDLDQDNPEKVPDFVETMIYSPTEAVCMTGRYASKEEAKKKGNVINSIGWWFKPWFYQHAQKALIKGEFVEYIPTREYYHRHTRSLYWEGKLILPFADQWWFRFLLGWMMPPKVSLLKATQGEAIRNYYHEMHIVQDMLVPLRRIGDTLEWIHREMEVYPLWLCPHRLFKPPMKTMVSPEPGFELQIKQGDTSYAQMYTDIGVYYAPGPVLRGEVYDGAQAVRNMENWLIEIHGFQPQHSVTEMSEKEFWKMFDSELYEACRKKYGAIGTFMHVYYKCKKGRKTEKEVEEAENAQAETAYADVEQASE; encoded by the exons ATGGACCTTGAGGCCTCCAAGCCACAAAAGAGGAAGAAGGGCTGGGTGGACATCTTGGTTAATTTTCGATGGATTATAGTTATTTTTGTAGTTCTCCCGTTCTCATTCAGTTTCTACTTCATCCAATATCTTGGAGACAAACGATCAGAGAGGAAGTCCTACAAGCAGCGGCagattgaacatgaagaaaatGTCCAGAAAGTTGTTGAACGCCTCAAACAGAGAAACCCTTCGAAGGATGGTCTTGTCTGCACTGCCCGCAAGCCATGGCTTGCGGTTGGAATGCGAAATGTTGACTACAAACGAGCACGACATTTTGAGGTTGATCTATCGGCTTTCCGAAACATACTTGACATCGATAAGGAGAGAATGATTGCAAAAGTTGAGCCCCATGTGAACATGGGACAAATATCTAGAGCCACAATTCCAATGAACCTTTCACTTGCAGTGGTGGCTGAGCTCGATGACCTTACTGTTGGTGGCCTCATCAATGGCTATGGCATTGAAGGAAGCTCCCATATCTATGGTCTTTTCTCGGATACTGTTGTGGCCTATGAGATCGTTCTTGCAGATGGCAGGGTCGTAAGAGCAACCAAGGATAATGAATACTCAGATCTTTTCTATGCCATCCCGTGGTCTCAAGGAACTCTGGGCTTTCTTGTGTCTGCTGAGATCAAACTCATACATATAAAGGAATATATGAAACTTACTTACCTACCTGTGAAAGGAAAACTACAGGAGATTGGGCAGGCGTACATGGACTCATTTACGCCTAGAGACCTAGATCAAGATAACCCCGAGAAAGTTCCCGATTTTGTGGAAACCATGATTTATTCTCCTACCGAAGCCGTGTGCATGACAGGAAGATATGCATCCAAAGAAGAGGCCAAGAAGAAAGGGAACGTGATCAACAGCATTGGTTGGTGGTTCAAACCTTGGTTTTACCAGCATGCACAAAAAGCACTGATAAAGGGGGAGTTCGTGGAATATATCCCAACAAGAGAGTACTATCACAGGCACACCAGATCTTTGTACTGGGAGGGAAAGCTTATCCTTCCTTTTGCCGACCAATGGTGGTTTCGGTTTCTGTTGGGATGGATGATGCCTCCCAAGGTGTCTCTACTGAAGGCTACTCAGGGTGAAGCTATCAGAAACTATTACCATGAGATGCATATAGTCCAAGACATGCTTGTGCCTCTTAGAAGAATCGGAGATACTTTGGAGTGGATCCACAGGGAGATGGAG GTATACCCATTATGGCTCTGCCCCCACAGATTGTTTAAACCCCCAATGAAAACAATGGTGTCTCCTGAACCAGGATTTGAGCTTCAAATCAAGCAGGGCGACACCTCCTATGCTCAGATGTACACAGATATAGGAGTGTACTATGCTCCAGGGCCCGTCCTGAGGGGTGAAGTTTATGACGGTGCTCAGGCGGTTCGCAACATGGAGAACTGGCTTATTGAAATTCATGGTTTCCAACCACAGCACTCGGTGACCGAGATGAGCGAGAAAGAGTTCTGGAAAATGTTTGATTCCGAACTTTACGAGGCGTGCCGAAAGAAGTATGGAGCTATAGGGACGTTTATGCATGTTTATTACAAATGTAAGAAGGGAAGGAAGACTGAGAAGGAAGTCGAGGAAGCTGAAAATGCTCAAGCTGAAACTGCTTATGCTGATGTAGAGCAGGCAAGTGAGTGA